The DNA segment TTTTAGCTTAAAGAGTGATTAAAATATAAAAGATGCTTATTTAATTATATTGATTAAATAAGCATCTTTTTTTGTTTTCTTGTTCGCAAAAGTAAACTTGGCATGACATAATATAGATGCCAAGTAAACTTGGCAATAAATTTTAAAGAAGTCTAATAATGAATAAGAAGAAATCTTAGAAAGAAGCAAAACGAAAAGCATGGAGGAAGCTTAGTACTACTTAATAATTTAAAAGAAGTTAGAGCTGAAAAAGAGTTATCTCAATCAGAACTTGCTCAAATGGTGGGTGTATCAAAAAATACAATTAGTTCTATTGAAACAGGTCAATTTAATCCCACTGCAAAATTAGCATTAGTTCTTTGTATCGCCTTGGATAAAAAGTTTGAAGAACTATTTTACTTTGAAGAATAATGATAAACCATATACGCAGCTTTTAATTATCATAGGTATTACTATTATTTCAACTTATTTAGCTACTATTAATCCAGAAAAGAAGAATTAATGAAATAGGAGCGAAATAATAAGTTAATATTTTGAATATTTTTATAAAACTAGCTTTTGTTATAAATATATTAATGAATAAGCGCAAGGTGAAACCTAATGATCAGATTCTGACACCTTTATAAAGAACATATAATTTAATTATAGAGATGAGTTTATCTTCACATTATTGATTGACTGTCATCACATCGGAACCAGGCAAACTAGGGGGCTGCAATCAGGCAGAGAATTAATCTAATACATGAAAACCTCAAACTGTCCAGAGCAAGCATGTGAATTTGGATTGTCATAATATTTAGTGCATTACATTTTAAATATTCTTTTGTCCAAAATTACTAAAATAAAATAAGGGAGAGTTGGGAAAATCACTAAGAATTGTGAGCTTTGTATTCTTTTCTTGGTCCTTCATCACAGTAACAGTATAATAATTAAAAGGGTTCAACTGGGCAAAATCAATTGTAAGGATAGTACATTTGCTGCAATCACAATGGTGCTTTACAATAAAAATTGTTCTTCTGCATAGTGGGTGAATGCAGTCTCCTTTCTATTTTACCCATTATGATGCTTTCAGTAATGTTTGGCATGGAAGGAATAATTTGTGCAGTTATTGTAGCTTTGATTAAAATTGTCATTCCAGCCACCGTACTATCGCACCTCAAATTCCATTAGATTACTTTGGGTCTATGATTGCAGTTGCTTTTGTACCTTTGTTTGGTGTTGAAAATAAATTTAAAATCATACTTGGAGCTGTTTTTTGCCTCAATTATATCTATTCTTTTTAGTGTGTTTTTCTGGAGTTATTTTCTTTGGACAGTTTGCTCTAAAGGTACTAATGTTTGGGTGTACTCTGTTGGCTATAATGTTTTAGGTTATGGAGTTGAGGCTTTATTAAGTATAGTTGTACTTTCTATACTTCCTCTTATACACATAAAGCTATAAAAAGGAGTGAAATTAAAGATGAGTTTCTCAAAAAATAAAAGAAGATAAAAGAGTTATATAGACTTAAGTAATAGATATATGCAACATCCTTTTATACAAGGATTAAAATCAGGAAATTTAGATAAGAAAAATTTAAGAAATATTTGATACAAGACTCTCTTTATCTTAAGGATTATGCTAAAGTTTATGTATGCATTTCTGCTTTCAGAGTCTGTAGAAGATTTGCAGTTTCTACACTCTTGT comes from the Haloimpatiens sp. FM7315 genome and includes:
- a CDS encoding helix-turn-helix transcriptional regulator yields the protein MRRNLRKKQNEKHGGSLVLLNNLKEVRAEKELSQSELAQMVGVSKNTISSIETGQFNPTAKLALVLCIALDKKFEELFYFEE